One genomic segment of Lysobacter sp. 5GHs7-4 includes these proteins:
- a CDS encoding DNA/RNA non-specific endonuclease, whose product MLSLADGPASHCPMGDPVPRPGLDFGPTETVARAGYSLLHSADLKTPYWVCETYTARSLRSLYDRGGLKFSADPELQLAHAVPADYKGSSKYVTRRGQVFPIDIGHMAPAAAHASTSQRMVDTFYLSNAVPQHASVNGGQWARLEACARTAGPVSGPKWVISGPMIYTTADVSEITVDVIGNGVVVPTHTWKILVYRSPEGGGLKSWAAVIPNGPLPEGWQLQDFVASIDDIEDATGFDFLQDFEASEQRALERVRHAISCQ is encoded by the coding sequence ATGCTGTCGCTGGCCGACGGGCCCGCCTCGCACTGCCCCATGGGCGACCCCGTGCCGCGCCCCGGCCTGGACTTCGGCCCCACCGAAACCGTGGCGCGCGCCGGCTACAGCCTGCTGCACAGCGCCGATCTCAAAACACCGTATTGGGTGTGCGAAACCTACACCGCCCGATCCCTGCGCAGCCTCTACGACCGGGGCGGCCTGAAGTTCAGCGCAGACCCGGAACTGCAACTGGCGCACGCCGTACCGGCGGACTACAAGGGCTCGTCCAAGTATGTGACCCGGCGCGGGCAAGTCTTCCCGATCGACATCGGCCACATGGCGCCGGCCGCGGCGCACGCCAGCACCTCGCAGCGGATGGTCGACACCTTTTATTTGTCCAACGCCGTGCCGCAGCACGCGTCCGTCAACGGCGGCCAGTGGGCGCGGCTGGAAGCCTGCGCACGCACCGCCGGCCCGGTGAGCGGCCCCAAGTGGGTCATCAGCGGCCCGATGATCTACACCACGGCGGACGTAAGCGAGATCACGGTGGACGTGATCGGCAATGGTGTGGTCGTGCCTACGCACACCTGGAAGATCCTGGTGTACCGGTCGCCGGAGGGGGGGGGGCTCAAGTCGTGGGCGGCGGTGATACCCAATGGGCCGTTGCCGGAGGGATGGCAGCTGCAGGATTTCGTGGCGAGCATTGATGACATCGAGGACGCCACGGGGTTCGACTTCTTGCAGGACTTCGAGGCTTCCGAGCAAAGGGCGTTAGAGCGCGTCAGGCACGCCATCTCTTGCCAGTGA
- a CDS encoding Mbeg1-like protein: MRMTLMGTNTKRVLVMAAALMGAGCNHSGLISEQIPSPDQKHLVDDRYAYMSCDVGYVKEHFPAWQLEVANRTYLYALMSSNAYRDEGQYVIPGWTRTHRYESSSGLGLDEYVRDGSSPREMVVAFRGTQFTSLKDWKTNLALIEPWQHREAYDHITNLRESEPDTQLIVTGHSLGGALALNMSMRFDDLPAFVFNSSPRAFFAAEGKQNPRVIVWETGEFLNVFRRPWLGIRMRGPDQERAPMNFIDYNWFNSLKVIAEHSMYKQSRGLLIAAMAYGNPHAKQTFSLNIPHQEALVADAETCGAVFGQALVPIQMN; encoded by the coding sequence ATGCGCATGACACTGATGGGGACAAACACAAAGCGAGTATTGGTGATGGCTGCTGCACTGATGGGCGCTGGATGTAACCATTCTGGGCTTATCAGCGAGCAAATTCCGTCGCCCGATCAAAAACATCTTGTCGATGATCGATACGCCTATATGAGTTGCGATGTCGGTTACGTCAAAGAACACTTCCCCGCCTGGCAGCTAGAAGTGGCGAACCGCACCTACCTGTACGCACTCATGTCGAGCAATGCCTACAGAGACGAGGGGCAGTACGTAATCCCAGGATGGACACGCACTCATCGTTACGAAAGCAGCAGTGGACTCGGCCTGGATGAGTACGTCCGTGATGGATCCTCACCCCGTGAGATGGTGGTGGCGTTCCGCGGTACTCAGTTCACCAGCCTGAAAGACTGGAAGACAAACCTGGCACTCATCGAGCCCTGGCAGCACCGTGAAGCCTACGACCACATCACGAATCTGCGTGAAAGTGAACCTGACACACAACTCATCGTAACGGGCCACTCGCTTGGTGGAGCTCTCGCGCTGAATATGTCAATGCGCTTCGACGACCTACCAGCCTTTGTCTTCAATAGTTCACCACGAGCGTTCTTCGCCGCCGAAGGAAAGCAAAATCCACGCGTCATCGTCTGGGAGACCGGCGAGTTCCTCAATGTATTCCGTCGTCCCTGGCTCGGTATCCGCATGCGCGGCCCAGATCAAGAACGAGCACCAATGAACTTCATCGACTACAACTGGTTCAACAGCCTGAAAGTCATTGCCGAACACAGCATGTACAAGCAAAGCCGCGGATTACTGATCGCCGCCATGGCGTACGGCAACCCGCATGCGAAGCAAACGTTCTCGTTGAACATTCCGCATCAGGAGGCACTTGTCGCCGACGCCGAAACCTGTGGAGCCGTGTTTGGACAAGCACTGGTACCGATTCAGATGAATTAG
- a CDS encoding ATP-dependent helicase, producing the protein MSTVRLSKQQRQIVDFGDGALAVIAGPGSGKTRVLTERIRRLLTQVPGHFRVLALTFTNKAAKEMTDRLSDLAEARKRAFIGTLHGFCVDVLADRGKHIGLSTMPQIFEHYADRRQILAQVVEQDPYLKNELSHLPPKEQSQQLDAWLKGIAHIKAHPLTIADNGIDDPVAQRVYEGYNSGLQAFGACDFDDLLLYTYQLFSEFPQVADLYRRVYGYVCVDEAQDLNEAQYAVIRALAGSSLRNIIMVGDPNQSIYGFNTSSPKYLTADFKSDFNAAEIHLNENYRSSRSVVRVAQALDSTYKVAGQVAVEGSARLIVGANEADEAARVVDELVRLLKDGHPDVEGPLAPSSFAILGRTRYVLLSVERQLADRGLPYYKRLTVTHENESSVADDLQLVLRILSNPKDGLHLAAICKRWDLPRPPTAPTNPEQVVQLIRSMAKFKGSSACTAVSEAISAVHDSNQRRLDFMPAFKTLDDYADQLAEPERRPIREDVAVLRQEWDHFLRSEGSRARTLQGFLSNIALGTSGQATRDGVALLTVHSSKGLEFDAVFVMGMAKGVFPDYRAMTRKQQDEERRNAFVAATRSKRLLYLSYPRQRVMPWGDVWQSDPSPFIVEAGVR; encoded by the coding sequence ATGTCTACGGTACGCCTTTCTAAACAGCAGCGTCAGATCGTCGACTTTGGCGATGGCGCACTCGCCGTGATCGCAGGCCCGGGTTCTGGAAAGACCCGAGTGCTTACCGAACGCATCCGTCGCCTGCTTACTCAAGTACCTGGACATTTTCGTGTGCTCGCACTGACCTTTACTAACAAGGCGGCGAAGGAGATGACTGACCGGCTGAGCGATCTAGCGGAGGCCCGAAAACGAGCTTTCATCGGCACGTTGCATGGATTCTGTGTGGATGTCCTGGCCGATCGAGGCAAGCATATCGGGCTTTCAACAATGCCCCAGATATTCGAACACTACGCCGACCGAAGGCAAATCCTCGCACAGGTAGTGGAACAGGACCCTTACCTCAAGAATGAGTTGTCGCATTTGCCGCCCAAAGAGCAGAGTCAGCAGTTGGACGCCTGGCTAAAGGGCATTGCGCACATCAAGGCGCACCCTCTGACAATTGCTGACAACGGCATCGACGACCCTGTCGCTCAGCGAGTCTACGAAGGCTATAACTCTGGCCTGCAAGCGTTTGGCGCTTGCGACTTCGATGACCTGCTGTTGTATACGTACCAACTATTCTCTGAATTCCCACAGGTTGCCGACTTGTATCGGCGCGTCTATGGCTATGTCTGCGTAGACGAAGCGCAAGACCTCAACGAAGCACAGTATGCGGTCATTCGAGCATTGGCTGGAAGCTCTCTCCGCAACATCATAATGGTCGGCGATCCGAACCAATCGATATATGGCTTCAACACTTCCAGCCCGAAGTACCTAACTGCCGACTTCAAGTCTGACTTTAACGCCGCTGAGATTCACCTCAATGAGAACTATCGATCCTCGCGATCCGTGGTGCGGGTCGCTCAGGCGCTCGATTCAACCTACAAAGTCGCAGGCCAAGTGGCAGTGGAGGGTTCTGCACGACTCATTGTGGGCGCCAATGAGGCTGATGAGGCGGCTCGAGTGGTCGATGAACTGGTTAGATTACTTAAAGACGGACACCCGGACGTTGAAGGCCCCTTAGCCCCGAGCAGCTTCGCCATCCTTGGACGTACTCGCTATGTCTTGCTTAGTGTTGAGCGACAGCTGGCGGACCGTGGCTTACCCTATTACAAGCGACTTACTGTCACTCACGAGAACGAGTCGAGCGTAGCGGACGATCTCCAGCTAGTGCTGAGGATTCTGAGCAATCCGAAGGATGGCTTGCACTTGGCGGCGATCTGTAAGCGCTGGGACCTGCCCAGACCCCCAACAGCTCCGACCAACCCCGAACAGGTCGTCCAACTTATTCGCTCGATGGCCAAATTCAAGGGCTCCTCGGCGTGCACAGCTGTTTCGGAAGCGATTTCGGCCGTCCACGACAGCAACCAGCGCCGCTTAGACTTTATGCCGGCTTTCAAGACTCTCGATGACTACGCCGATCAACTCGCCGAGCCTGAAAGGCGCCCCATCCGCGAAGACGTCGCAGTGCTTCGTCAAGAGTGGGATCACTTCCTGCGATCTGAAGGCTCTCGGGCGCGCACGCTCCAAGGTTTTCTGAGCAATATTGCACTGGGAACCTCGGGCCAAGCCACCCGCGACGGCGTAGCCCTGTTGACCGTCCACTCGTCGAAGGGCCTAGAATTCGACGCGGTCTTTGTCATGGGCATGGCTAAGGGGGTGTTCCCAGACTATCGCGCGATGACCAGAAAGCAGCAGGACGAGGAGCGCCGGAATGCTTTCGTGGCAGCGACTCGGTCCAAGCGACTTCTGTATCTGTCATACCCAAGACAACGGGTGATGCCATGGGGCGATGTTTGGCAATCCGACCCCTCCCCATTCATCGTTGAGGCAGGGGTCCGCTAA
- a CDS encoding helix-turn-helix transcriptional regulator, protein MPKSIHQHENEVLTKLLKEMRLASGMLQADVAQALGRSQSHISDIENGTRRLDLIQLREYCAIFNVTLTSFVRRFEKNL, encoded by the coding sequence ATGCCCAAGTCAATTCATCAGCACGAGAACGAAGTACTTACCAAGTTGCTTAAGGAGATGCGGCTTGCGTCTGGGATGCTGCAAGCGGATGTGGCGCAGGCATTGGGGCGATCGCAGTCGCACATCAGCGATATCGAGAACGGAACTCGGCGACTCGACCTAATTCAATTGCGCGAGTACTGTGCCATTTTCAACGTAACCCTAACCAGTTTCGTCCGCCGATTTGAGAAGAATCTTTAG
- a CDS encoding amidohydrolase, producing the protein MLRPLLAGCGLALLVGAAHAAPPAPASGSRYTQDPYPSTYRPVAAGPVLLQHATVLTGTGQRLDNADVLMQGGKVVAVGTALDAPADATRVDATGKWITPGLIDVHSHLGVYSSPGVSAHSDGNEMTSPVTPNVWAEHSVWPQDPGFAAAMAGGITTLQVLPGSANLIGGRGVTLKNVPATTYQAMKFPGAPWGLKMACGENPKRVYGGRNTSPGTRMGNVAGYRAAFIDASEYVRKNTPKAEQPKKKRSWWQSSSNGNGAPADSDKDAGGKRDLKLDTLAGAIKGDILVHIHCYRADEMATMLDLAKEFGFKVSAFHHGVEAYKIADRLAADGVCGALWADWWGFKMEAFDGIQENIALVDRPANGCAIVHSDSQEGIQRLNQEAAKVMAHAKLAGIDIPPERAIRWLTQNAAKSLGVLDQTGTLETGKMADVVVWNGNPFSVYAKAEQVYVDGARIFDRNDRNRQPTSDFLLGQGASAAGGVQ; encoded by the coding sequence ATGCTTCGACCCTTGCTCGCCGGCTGCGGCCTGGCGCTGCTGGTCGGCGCCGCGCACGCGGCCCCGCCCGCGCCGGCGTCCGGCTCGCGCTACACCCAGGACCCGTACCCCAGCACCTACCGCCCGGTCGCAGCCGGCCCGGTGCTGCTGCAGCACGCCACCGTGCTGACCGGCACCGGCCAGCGCCTGGACAACGCCGACGTGCTGATGCAGGGCGGCAAGGTGGTCGCCGTGGGCACCGCCCTGGACGCGCCGGCCGACGCCACCCGCGTGGACGCCACCGGCAAGTGGATCACCCCCGGCCTGATCGACGTGCACTCGCACCTGGGCGTGTACTCCAGCCCGGGCGTCAGCGCCCACAGCGACGGCAACGAAATGACCAGCCCGGTCACCCCCAACGTCTGGGCCGAACACTCGGTCTGGCCGCAGGATCCGGGCTTCGCCGCGGCCATGGCCGGCGGCATCACCACCCTGCAGGTGCTGCCGGGCTCGGCCAACCTGATCGGCGGCCGCGGCGTCACCCTCAAAAACGTGCCGGCGACCACCTACCAGGCGATGAAATTCCCGGGCGCGCCCTGGGGCCTGAAGATGGCCTGCGGCGAAAACCCCAAGCGCGTCTACGGCGGCCGCAACACCTCGCCGGGCACGCGCATGGGCAACGTCGCCGGCTACCGCGCGGCCTTCATCGACGCCAGCGAGTACGTGCGCAAGAACACGCCCAAGGCCGAGCAGCCGAAGAAGAAGCGCAGCTGGTGGCAGAGTTCGTCCAACGGCAACGGCGCCCCGGCCGACAGCGACAAAGACGCCGGCGGCAAGCGCGACCTGAAACTCGACACCCTGGCCGGCGCCATCAAGGGCGACATCCTGGTCCACATCCACTGCTACCGCGCCGATGAGATGGCGACCATGCTGGATCTGGCCAAGGAATTCGGCTTCAAGGTCAGCGCGTTCCACCACGGCGTGGAGGCCTACAAAATCGCCGACCGCCTCGCCGCGGACGGCGTCTGCGGCGCGCTGTGGGCCGACTGGTGGGGCTTCAAGATGGAAGCCTTCGACGGCATCCAGGAAAACATCGCCCTGGTCGACCGCCCTGCCAACGGCTGCGCGATCGTGCATTCGGATTCGCAGGAAGGCATCCAGCGCTTGAACCAGGAAGCGGCCAAGGTGATGGCGCACGCCAAGCTGGCCGGCATCGACATCCCGCCGGAGCGCGCGATCCGCTGGCTCACCCAGAACGCCGCCAAGTCGCTGGGCGTGCTCGACCAGACCGGCACCCTGGAGACCGGCAAGATGGCCGACGTGGTGGTGTGGAACGGCAACCCCTTCAGCGTCTACGCCAAGGCCGAACAGGTCTACGTGGACGGCGCGCGCATCTTCGATCGCAACGACCGCAACCGCCAGCCGACCTCGGACTTCCTGCTCGGCCAGGGCGCCAGCGCCGCCGGAGGTGTGCAATGA
- a CDS encoding VOC family protein, producing MLHHLSIAVADLQKAGAFYDAALGALGYRRVFEDETAIGYGLVDGEDQLCLKLRPGSAPPGSGFHVAFAAPSRAAVDRFHAQALAVAGTDNGKPGLRLDYGPHYYAAFLIDPDGHAIEAVINHA from the coding sequence ATGCTGCATCACCTCTCTATCGCCGTCGCTGATTTACAGAAGGCCGGCGCATTCTACGACGCTGCGCTGGGCGCCTTGGGCTATCGGCGCGTGTTCGAGGACGAGACCGCCATAGGCTACGGGCTCGTGGACGGCGAGGATCAGCTTTGCCTGAAGCTGCGGCCCGGCTCGGCGCCGCCGGGGTCTGGGTTCCATGTGGCGTTCGCGGCGCCGTCGCGTGCGGCGGTGGATCGGTTCCATGCGCAGGCATTGGCGGTTGCGGGAACCGACAACGGCAAGCCCGGTCTGCGCCTGGACTACGGGCCTCACTACTACGCGGCGTTTCTGATCGATCCCGATGGGCACGCTATCGAGGCGGTCATCAACCACGCCTAG
- a CDS encoding FAD-binding domain produces the protein MKVAINGAGIAGTALAYWLSKQGHEVLLVERAPALRTGGFVVNLWGIGYDALERMGLLPGLLALQHHSDELRMVDRSGRTRGGYPSSVLLKLAKGRMATLARYDIAATIYGALEGRVETLFGDSIASIDDDGARVRVGFEQVAPREFDLVIGADGLHSRVRPLVFGPDDRFEYPMGCHVASFEVAGYRPRNGITYVAYTAPGRYVARFPLRDDRMLFFVLLRDEHLPGRAPTNAAERKAALTGALAGIGWESDSIVAALAQAEDVYFDSISQIRMDAWARGRVALIGDAAACPSLIAGEGAGFALAQAYVLAGELHRHGGDTAAALAQYQARLQTAIARKQKLAESLAASFVPRTALGVRVRDYATLLMRLPVFPKLLMGRYFHDEVALPEYGI, from the coding sequence ATGAAAGTCGCCATCAACGGCGCCGGCATCGCCGGTACGGCGCTCGCCTACTGGCTGAGCAAGCAAGGCCACGAGGTGCTGCTGGTGGAGCGGGCGCCCGCGCTGCGCACCGGCGGGTTTGTGGTGAACCTATGGGGCATCGGCTACGACGCGCTGGAACGGATGGGGCTGCTGCCCGGGCTGCTGGCGTTGCAGCACCACTCCGACGAGCTGCGCATGGTGGATCGGTCGGGGCGCACGCGGGGCGGCTACCCCTCCAGCGTGTTGTTGAAGCTGGCCAAGGGGCGCATGGCCACGCTGGCCCGCTACGACATCGCCGCCACGATCTACGGTGCCTTGGAGGGCCGGGTGGAGACGCTGTTCGGCGACAGCATTGCTTCGATCGACGACGACGGGGCGCGGGTACGTGTTGGGTTCGAGCAGGTGGCGCCGCGGGAGTTCGATCTGGTGATCGGCGCGGACGGTCTGCATTCGCGCGTGCGGCCGTTGGTCTTCGGGCCTGACGACAGGTTCGAGTATCCGATGGGCTGCCATGTGGCGTCGTTCGAGGTCGCCGGTTACCGGCCCCGCAACGGCATTACCTACGTGGCCTATACCGCGCCCGGCCGCTACGTGGCGCGCTTCCCGCTGCGCGACGATCGCATGCTGTTCTTCGTGTTGCTGCGGGACGAGCACCTGCCGGGGCGGGCCCCGACCAATGCGGCCGAGCGCAAGGCGGCGTTGACCGGCGCGCTGGCCGGCATCGGCTGGGAATCGGACAGCATCGTGGCGGCGCTGGCGCAGGCGGAGGACGTCTACTTCGACAGCATCAGCCAGATCCGCATGGACGCGTGGGCGCGGGGCCGGGTGGCCTTGATCGGCGACGCCGCGGCCTGCCCTTCCCTGATCGCGGGCGAGGGGGCGGGCTTCGCGCTGGCGCAGGCCTACGTGCTGGCGGGCGAGTTGCATCGGCACGGCGGCGATACGGCGGCGGCCCTCGCGCAGTATCAGGCGCGCCTGCAGACGGCCATTGCGCGTAAGCAGAAGTTGGCTGAAAGCCTGGCGGCGTCGTTCGTCCCGCGAACGGCGCTGGGGGTGCGCGTGCGCGACTACGCCACGCTGCTGATGCGCCTGCCGGTCTTCCCCAAGCTGCTGATGGGGCGCTACTTCCACGACGAGGTCGCGTTGCCGGAGTACGGGATCTGA
- a CDS encoding AAA family ATPase, which produces MTNVAVELDDLTVLVGANNAGKTSFLEAIYAAVGAGRRSLGQDDIHVGPGEAVVPQDRVATIDVCVRPFDADGKQIDAFPAGSYWTSLWGTGISQDNNFHDFMAFRTTLAWNPAKGDYVLDRRFLTEWKTPADWLTGKISTEGLGSEQLEHVALHYIDAKRDLEDDLRRQGSFWRRLTDNLGLTDADILAFEKTLSELNEGMVTKSPVLQHLRTNLSDMSSVVSADSAAVDITPVARRLRDLSKGVDVTFATTGAQAFPLSKHGMGTRSLASLLVFRAFMSWRYTLAEQQGDQTHSLLALEEPESHLHPQAQRALFAQIKSIPGQRIVSTHSPYFAGQAKLGELRLFTKHAGVTQAKRLPMQALTSDDVRKLERSVIASRGDLLFARAVVLFEGETEEQAFPLWAQAYWGASAHELGLSFVGVGGTDYFPFIWLAQNFGIPWYVFSDGEDKPVAKLKADAKRAGIDDIAAHDNIVVIPNKLDLEAHLMNEDYLDAFEVAIANYVGPTALDEYIANLNGKEGKTIDGATQIRDYSGAEGRKRAAHDMVSGKKTRYATPLATAVLTLADPERRVPKLVAKLLDVIGKRFDLKKLDSTKFGLH; this is translated from the coding sequence TTGACGAACGTCGCCGTGGAATTGGATGATCTGACTGTTCTGGTCGGCGCCAACAATGCCGGGAAGACTAGTTTTCTCGAAGCGATCTATGCTGCGGTTGGCGCCGGCCGAAGGAGCTTAGGTCAAGACGATATTCATGTCGGGCCGGGCGAAGCCGTCGTTCCGCAAGATCGCGTGGCCACGATCGACGTATGCGTTCGGCCCTTCGATGCCGATGGCAAGCAGATAGATGCCTTCCCAGCTGGAAGCTATTGGACGTCGCTGTGGGGAACCGGCATCTCGCAAGACAACAACTTCCATGATTTCATGGCATTTCGCACAACGCTTGCATGGAACCCTGCCAAAGGGGACTACGTTCTTGATCGCAGGTTTTTGACTGAATGGAAGACCCCTGCAGATTGGCTGACGGGCAAGATTTCTACCGAAGGTCTTGGCTCTGAGCAATTGGAGCACGTCGCCCTGCACTACATAGACGCCAAGCGCGATCTTGAGGACGATCTTCGTCGCCAGGGTTCTTTCTGGCGACGACTGACGGACAACCTGGGACTGACCGATGCCGACATCCTAGCCTTCGAAAAAACCCTGTCCGAGCTTAATGAGGGCATGGTAACCAAAAGCCCGGTACTCCAGCACTTACGGACCAATCTATCGGACATGTCGTCCGTAGTCAGCGCTGATAGCGCCGCGGTGGACATCACGCCAGTAGCACGTCGCCTACGCGATCTGTCCAAGGGTGTTGACGTTACCTTCGCCACCACCGGCGCACAGGCATTTCCGCTTTCGAAACATGGGATGGGTACGCGTAGCCTGGCCTCTCTCCTCGTGTTCCGTGCCTTTATGTCATGGCGGTATACCCTCGCCGAACAGCAAGGGGATCAAACGCACTCGCTGCTGGCCTTAGAGGAGCCCGAATCGCATCTACACCCCCAAGCTCAGCGCGCACTTTTCGCACAGATCAAATCTATTCCGGGGCAACGCATCGTCAGCACACACTCTCCATACTTCGCCGGGCAAGCCAAACTGGGAGAACTGCGACTCTTCACCAAGCATGCTGGGGTAACTCAAGCCAAGCGACTCCCGATGCAAGCACTGACTTCCGATGATGTACGCAAGCTGGAAAGGTCGGTTATCGCCTCTCGCGGTGACTTGCTCTTTGCGCGCGCGGTTGTCCTGTTTGAAGGCGAGACCGAAGAGCAGGCATTCCCCCTCTGGGCTCAGGCCTACTGGGGAGCGTCGGCGCACGAATTGGGCTTGAGCTTCGTCGGCGTAGGCGGTACGGACTACTTCCCCTTTATCTGGCTGGCGCAGAACTTTGGAATTCCCTGGTACGTCTTCTCCGATGGCGAGGATAAGCCCGTCGCCAAGCTTAAGGCGGACGCAAAGCGCGCAGGCATCGATGACATCGCCGCACACGACAACATCGTGGTTATCCCCAACAAACTTGACCTTGAGGCTCATCTAATGAATGAGGATTACTTGGACGCCTTTGAGGTCGCCATTGCGAACTACGTCGGCCCAACTGCTCTGGACGAGTACATCGCCAACCTCAATGGCAAGGAGGGCAAGACTATCGACGGCGCGACTCAGATTCGTGATTACTCGGGAGCGGAAGGCAGAAAGCGCGCAGCGCATGACATGGTCAGTGGAAAGAAGACGCGTTACGCAACTCCTTTAGCAACCGCGGTCTTGACACTCGCAGACCCGGAGCGTCGGGTCCCCAAGCTAGTCGCGAAGCTCCTCGATGTTATTGGAAAGAGGTTCGACCTCAAGAAGCTCGATTCGACTAAGTTCGGTCTTCACTAA
- a CDS encoding YgdI/YgdR family lipoprotein, translating into MKGFVAAGLALILLGGCATDATIQTTSGQFAGEYYSGDGLGRAVTVVLRPDHTFESDWQGCLGVYGTARGTWQLQGDQLVFAPVEEDKDLVGFLRQATTIRHDGRLGFARSSDVKGEKVNARLVFLKQPASR; encoded by the coding sequence ATGAAAGGTTTCGTCGCAGCAGGATTGGCGCTGATTCTCCTCGGCGGTTGCGCCACCGACGCCACGATCCAGACCACGAGCGGTCAGTTCGCAGGCGAGTACTACAGCGGCGATGGGCTCGGCCGCGCAGTCACGGTGGTGCTGCGCCCGGACCACACCTTCGAAAGCGATTGGCAGGGGTGTCTGGGCGTCTACGGGACGGCCCGCGGCACCTGGCAGCTGCAGGGCGATCAGCTCGTGTTCGCGCCGGTGGAGGAGGACAAGGATCTGGTCGGTTTTCTGCGCCAGGCCACCACGATCCGGCACGACGGGCGCCTGGGCTTCGCCAGGAGCTCGGATGTGAAGGGTGAGAAAGTGAATGCGAGGCTGGTGTTCTTGAAGCAGCCTGCTAGCCGGTGA
- a CDS encoding amidohydrolase family protein, translating to MRKAALAAALLLVTFTASAQDLLIRNATVHTATAQGSLQGADVLIGNGQVRAIGKDLKAPAGAQVIEAEGRPLTPTLFGGITEIGLEEVSGEKSTVDETLALGADTKQMTVRPEFDVTLAYNPESVLIPVTRIEGIGWTLLGAGTATGGSIVAGQGGVMRLDGGPDPTGARVLFVKLGGDASGLTGNSRAAQWMILDQLIAEARGRIGPDSNAALLTPAGRATLARYLDGGGRVMVGVDRAADIRQLLRWSARHNVRIAIAGGAEAWKLAPQLAAAKVPVFVDPLANLPGDFDQIGASMENAARLRAAGVAVSFSQSGDASHNARKTRQLAGNAVAAGLPWEDGLAGLTRVPAEALGVSAELGTIAPGHRADLVLWSGDPLEVSSVALQVWMNGRAIEMRSRQTELRDRYLRPENGLPRAYPAPSGR from the coding sequence CTGCGCAAAGCCGCACTCGCCGCCGCGCTGCTGCTCGTCACCTTCACCGCCAGCGCCCAGGACCTGCTGATCCGCAACGCCACCGTCCACACCGCCACCGCGCAGGGTAGCTTGCAAGGCGCCGACGTGCTGATCGGCAACGGCCAGGTGCGCGCGATCGGCAAAGACCTGAAAGCGCCGGCCGGCGCGCAGGTGATCGAAGCCGAAGGCCGTCCGCTCACGCCGACGCTGTTCGGCGGCATCACCGAGATCGGCCTGGAGGAAGTCTCCGGCGAAAAGAGCACCGTCGACGAAACCCTGGCCCTGGGCGCCGACACCAAGCAGATGACGGTGCGCCCCGAGTTCGACGTGACCCTGGCCTACAACCCCGAGTCGGTGCTGATCCCGGTCACCCGCATCGAAGGCATCGGCTGGACCCTGCTGGGCGCGGGCACCGCCACCGGCGGCTCCATCGTCGCCGGCCAGGGCGGCGTGATGCGCCTGGACGGCGGCCCCGACCCCACCGGCGCGCGCGTGCTGTTCGTGAAGCTGGGCGGCGACGCTTCCGGCCTCACCGGCAACTCCCGCGCCGCGCAGTGGATGATCCTGGACCAGCTGATCGCCGAAGCGCGCGGCCGCATCGGGCCTGACTCGAACGCCGCGCTGCTCACCCCCGCCGGCCGCGCCACGCTAGCGCGTTACCTCGACGGCGGTGGCCGCGTGATGGTGGGCGTGGACCGCGCCGCCGACATCCGCCAACTGCTGCGCTGGTCCGCGCGCCACAACGTGCGCATCGCCATCGCCGGCGGCGCCGAAGCCTGGAAGCTGGCCCCGCAACTGGCCGCGGCCAAGGTGCCGGTGTTCGTCGACCCGCTGGCCAACCTGCCCGGCGATTTCGACCAGATCGGCGCCAGCATGGAAAACGCCGCGCGCCTGCGCGCCGCCGGCGTGGCAGTCAGCTTCAGCCAAAGCGGCGACGCCTCGCACAACGCGCGCAAGACCCGGCAATTGGCCGGCAATGCCGTCGCCGCCGGCCTGCCCTGGGAAGACGGCCTGGCCGGCCTCACCCGCGTGCCCGCCGAAGCCCTGGGCGTGTCCGCCGAACTGGGCACCATCGCCCCCGGCCACCGCGCCGACCTGGTGCTGTGGAGCGGCGACCCGCTGGAAGTCAGCAGCGTCGCGCTGCAGGTGTGGATGAACGGCCGCGCGATCGAGATGCGCAGCCGGCAGACGGAACTGCGGGATCGATACCTGCGTCCGGAGAACGGCTTGCCGCGCGCGTATCCGGCGCCGTCGGGGCGGTAA